In Hahella sp. HNIBRBA332, the genomic window CCCTGTTTGTGGTGTACTGCGCCGGTCCGCACTGTAATGCGACGGAGAAGGCGGCGATCAAACTGGCGACTCTGCAGCGCCCGGTCAAGAAAATGATCGGAGGCGTGACGGGATGGATTGATGAGGGCTTCACTTTGGAGACGGATGCGGATGCCTAGCGACAATCCCAGCGTCATCCGTCCGGCGCGTCTGGAGGACGGACCGCGCCTGTTGGGCATGATGCGGCGACTGGCTGAGTTTGAAGGCTATGCTGAGGACTTCGCCGTCACCCTGGAGGAGCTGGAGCGCCGCTTATTCGTCAATCGCGATTTCGGCGTCTATGTGGCGGAGTCGGATGCCCAGGCGGTGGGCATGCTGGTGTATTACAGCTTGCCGTTCACTTATGACCTGACGCCCTGGATCTACGTCAAGGAGCTGTTTATCGAGCAGCAATATCGCTACCTCGGTCTGGGCGGAAAACTGATGGCGGCGCTGGCGCGGG contains:
- a CDS encoding GNAT family N-acetyltransferase codes for the protein MPSDNPSVIRPARLEDGPRLLGMMRRLAEFEGYAEDFAVTLEELERRLFVNRDFGVYVAESDAQAVGMLVYYSLPFTYDLTPWIYVKELFIEQQYRYLGLGGKLMAALARECLREGGRKIRWDVLTTNEPAAMFYHSQGAKCEDNWRIFSLNASDISKLAGYA